The Chitinispirillum alkaliphilum nucleotide sequence TTAAAACCACATCTTGAACTCAGCCTCTCAATTGCGGATGTAATTCCGTTGAACGAAGCCGGGCGACTGCACATTACCTTACATATTATATAGGAAATTGAATCCTGCCTGTTACTTGCCAAAAGAGGCATATGGATAATATAGTATCGGCAAATTGGAGGGTGGGATATCTGTTCGGAAAGTGATTGTCCAAAAAAATCTCCTCATCTTATCAAAACAAACACATTTTATACAGTTCTAAGAAATAGAAACCTTGGGGCTTCTAAAAAGCTGCTCTTTGAAAGACAAAAAATCGGTACTTTTCTATACAAGTACTCCCGAAATGCTCCGTCTTACATCCTGAGCTTTAGGGTATTCCCTCCTGAATCAAGATCAGCTGTTTCCTCCGGCCTGTCATTGCGATAAGTAACATTCTCCCTTTTTTGCATTCCTGGCAGACAAGCGTATCTTTATCGGTAATACGCTTAATGATATCATACCAGTGAACGGAACACCTTAGCGGTCTATTGAAACTGGTATTGATCATGCCTCCTGGCAGGAGGGATGCAATGGTAACATAGGAGCTGAATGGGCGGTAAAGGAGTGTGTCAATGCCGATGTCAAATGAGCATTTGTGGATGCCTGTAGGTTTGCTATGTCAAAAAAGGAGTTTTTAAACTCTGTGGGGGAGTAATGTCAGATAAGAATCGTCATACAGTATGTGTTTTTAAGGGATTGGTGTCTGCTGCACAACAGAATGCCCCGGAATCTGAAGTTAAGCCCTGAATACTTTTTCCTATAAATAATATAACAGAAGTTGCTTTGATGAGCGCTTCGTTCAACAGGTTTTTTCTGCATCCTGAATGCAGAAAAAACGCTTGATGTTATGCGTTGTTTTGGAGCATCTTATTTCCTGCTGCTTTCTGTGCCGATCTTATCTTTTCAGCGCGAATTCATATTCTTTTCCTTTACTATGTCACTTTCTCTTTCTACCCAGCAGCTACGTATATAGAAAGTAAAATGTTTCAGTCTATATATTGTATAGCTAATGAATCATATTCATTTAAAAACTTAAGAGTATGGTATATATTTTTTTTATCGATTTTTTCGAGAAAGAAAACACCAGATTTATCTCGCCAATCAGGGTAATAACCAGTAGATCTAACTTCCAGATAACATTTGTACCTATAATCATTTTCGTAGTCTGAAGAAACCAAATCTCTTGGGAAATTGTATTGTATGTATGTGGTATCTATTGTGCTATCGCCTTTTATTGTTTTGTTAACTAATATTCTGGCATATCCATTAAGCATACATACTTCACGGATATCATTAAATGCTTTTCTGCGAAAAAACTTTTGAAAAAGGTTTAAAGTATTATATGCTGAGTCGATTGTTTCATTTTTGAACATTTTATGAGGGTATTCTTCGTGCCAAATTGAATCAACTTTACCAACAATAATTAAATCTGCCTTCTTAATAGCATCCTCAATATTAACTTCTATCACCAAAGCTTCAGCAACAGGTAAAAAGATGAAGATGAGTAGCATTTTTAAATAGCGTAGCTCCATACTCCCACCCAATGAATGGCCATACCTAATAAGCATATGCAGATTATTGAATCCCAAAAGTATACTTTGCAAAAATCCCCTCATTCTGTAGACTTGTTTACAATACTAATTTAAAGCCTTCTCCTTCGCGCTCCTATTCCTCGGCACTCTTATATCCGCAGCATCTTGTGTCCTGCGGAAAAATTCCCCACAACCCTAAGGATTATATCCGCAATTCCCCTAAACCCACATCTTGAACTCAGCCTCTCAATTGCGGATGTAATTCCGTTGAACGAAGCCGGGCGACTGCACATTACCTTACATATTATATAGGAAATTGAATCCTGCCTGTTACTTGCCAAAAGAGGCATATGGATAATATAGTATCGGCAAATTGGGGGGTGGGATATCTGTTCAGAAAGTGATTGCCCAAAAAAATCTCCTCATCTTATCAAAACAAACACATTTTATACAGTTCTAAGAAATAGAAACCTTGGGGCTCCTAAAAAGCTGCTCTTTAAAATACTAAAAATCGGTACTTTTCTATACAAGTACTCCCGAAATGCTCCGTCTTACATCCTGAGCTTTAGGGTATTCCCTCCTGAATCAAGATCAGCTGTTTCCTCCGGCCTGTCATTGCGATAAGTACCATTCTCCCTTTTTTGCATTCCTGGCAGACAAGCGGATCTTTGCCGGTAATGCGCTTAATGATATCATACCAGTGAACGGGAGACACCTTTGTATCCGCTTCTGATTTCTCTTTTGAGTCGCTCGACAGGTTGCTTCATCAGCCGATGTGGTCATAATGAAAGGAGAAAGCTACAGAAACAAAAACCGGATAAAACTGGGTTTTGTACATCAAACCTGATATCTTCTGAAAAGGAAAATCGGGAAAATTAAACCGGTGTTGACACCGTATAGCCATAAGCGAAAATCGCATTCTTTCCTTTAAAGACGGTCAAGTCACCTTCTCCTATACCGATTACCGCAACTATTGTAAACGCAAGGTGATGACCCTGTCTGCAGTGGAGTTTATACGGCGGTTTCTGCTCCACGTTCTTCCAGGTGGCTTTATGAGAATACGGCACTTCGGTCTGTTTGCAAACCGTGATCGCAGGGAAAACATTAACCTTTGCAGAAAACTTATGGGTGAGTATGCGGTGGCTGCAAAGGAAACAATTGGCAGCTGGTGGGAGCAGATTCTGGAAAGAACAGGGAAGAACCCGCTGATATGTCAAAGGTGCAAAAGGGGTCTGTTGAAACTGGTATTGATCATGCCTCCTGGCAGGAGGGATGCAATGGTAACATAGGAGATGAATGTGCGGTAAAGGAGTGTGTCATTGCCGATGTCAAATGAGCATCTGTGGATGCCTGTAGGTTTGCTATGTCAAAAAAGGAGTTTTTAAACTCTGTGGGGGAGTAATGTCAGATAAGAATCGTCATACAGTATGTGTTTTTAAGGGATTGGTGTCTGCTGCACAACAGAATGCCCCGGAATCTGAAGTTAAGCCCTGAATACTTTTTCCTATAAATAATATAGCAGCAGTTGCTTTGATGAGCGCTTCGTTCAACAGGTTTTTTCTGCATCCTGAATGCAGAAAAAACGCTTGATGTTGTGCGCTGTTAGATGGGACGCTCTTATTCCGCCCCCGCCTCCTATTGTCTTTAGTCAGACTCAAAATGCAATAGATGTTGAAGCTCCAATTATTTGGTTATTGTCAGATTATATAACATTTCACTGTAAGAATTATTATACCTATCAAAAAGCGAGATGAAGTAAGTGCCGGGGTTTCGAATTGTAAAAGTTCTGTTCGTGCTAGACGGAGTTATAACTGTACCTTCTTGATCAAATAAGCTCCAGCGCATGTTGATTCTGTTTGAAACTGAGTCAAGCTGTATATGGTAAACTCCGGTATCAGGGAGCTCTAATTTGAAGAAATCAACATCACCTTTTGGCCAAATGTTACCTGCAATAGTATGGTTTAATGGCAATGGTGTTGCGCTTTG carries:
- a CDS encoding Mobile element protein; this encodes MSPVHWYDIIKRITGKDPLVCQECKKGRMVLIAMTGRRKQLILIQEGIP